From Miscanthus floridulus cultivar M001 chromosome 15, ASM1932011v1, whole genome shotgun sequence, the proteins below share one genomic window:
- the LOC136508824 gene encoding protein Iojap-related, mitochondrial-like isoform X2, whose protein sequence is MLSAVPSGSIGRWRSPPHVLPRLLSSSSSSSGTSPARPQAAALLELPEVEKVLRDVRAGDVRVFPVGEGGLHGGACADYMVVATGRSDWHVRNIAQALLYKIKQKQKGSDRILMPSVEGQQAGKWVVIDSGVGELAGEDTSPEPITETLEEHLHRNP, encoded by the exons ATGCTCTCCGCCGTGCCATCTGGTTCCATTGGCCGGTGGCGATCGCCGCCGCACGTCCTCCCACGCCTcctctcctcctcgtcctcttcctccggCACTTCTCCCGCGCGGCCgcaggcggcggcgctgctggagcTCCCGGAGGTGGAGAAGGTGCTGCGCGACGTCCGGGCGGGCGACGTGCGCGTCTTCCCCGTCGGCGAGGGCGGGCTGCACGGGGGTGCCTGCGCCGACTACATGGTCGTCGCCACAGGCCGCTCCGATTGGCACGTCCGCAACATCGCGCAGGCGCTCCTCTACAAG ATAAAGCAAAAGCAGAAGGGCTCTGATAGAATATTGATGCCAAGTGTAGAAGGTCAGCAAGCGGGAAAATGGGTTGTCATTGATTCAG GAGTTGGAGAACTCGCTGGTGAAGACACGTCGCCGGAACCTATCACAGAAACCCTTGAAGAGCATCTGCACAGAAACCCTTGA
- the LOC136508824 gene encoding protein Iojap-related, mitochondrial-like isoform X1: MLSAVPSGSIGRWRSPPHVLPRLLSSSSSSSGTSPARPQAAALLELPEVEKVLRDVRAGDVRVFPVGEGGLHGGACADYMVVATGRSDWHVRNIAQALLYKIKQKQKGSDRILMPSVEGQQAGKWVVIDSGSIIIHALEERAREYYDLESIWSKEVSPNTSIQELENSLVKTRRRNLSQKPLKSICTETLEEHQN; the protein is encoded by the exons ATGCTCTCCGCCGTGCCATCTGGTTCCATTGGCCGGTGGCGATCGCCGCCGCACGTCCTCCCACGCCTcctctcctcctcgtcctcttcctccggCACTTCTCCCGCGCGGCCgcaggcggcggcgctgctggagcTCCCGGAGGTGGAGAAGGTGCTGCGCGACGTCCGGGCGGGCGACGTGCGCGTCTTCCCCGTCGGCGAGGGCGGGCTGCACGGGGGTGCCTGCGCCGACTACATGGTCGTCGCCACAGGCCGCTCCGATTGGCACGTCCGCAACATCGCGCAGGCGCTCCTCTACAAG ATAAAGCAAAAGCAGAAGGGCTCTGATAGAATATTGATGCCAAGTGTAGAAGGTCAGCAAGCGGGAAAATGGGTTGTCATTGATTCAG GAAGCATAATCATCCACGCACTTGAAGAAAGGGCAAGAGAGTATTATGATTTAGAAAGCATTTGGTCAAAAGAGGTGTCCCCTAACACTTCCATTCAG GAGTTGGAGAACTCGCTGGTGAAGACACGTCGCCGGAACCTATCACAGAAACCCTTGAAGAGCATCTGCACAGAAACCCTTGAAGAGCATCAGAACTAG